One Candidatus Hydrogenedentota bacterium DNA segment encodes these proteins:
- a CDS encoding type II secretion system protein, translating into MTRKHGFTLIELLVVIAIIGILAAIVVPNVTNWIAKARMARAVEEIRGADLAMT; encoded by the coding sequence ATGACAAGAAAACACGGGTTCACGCTGATCGAGCTATTGGTGGTGATTGCCATCATCGGCATTCTGGCAGCCATCGTGGTGCCCAACGTCACCAACTGGATCGCAAAAGCGCGCATGGCGCGCGCCGTCGAGGAAATACGCGGCGCGGACCTCGCCATGAC
- a CDS encoding type II secretion system protein — MNMRGTRHSGFTLIELLVVLAIMGILAAVVIPTLVKAGAFQKEYVSQSGRTLYNMLRAAEFHAATYNVETCLAYAAEQQLDSRDPVLLPPVIVARSVGVFRRATDAELRQWELDPDYAGGPNEILPQEKGIKPETPVFVPVAEIELTELSEGACVLGDFDMSVVPAEYRPFWEEMTGYPAKGLRAVRIRNEEGVLVVPNVPYPNPDPNTKPYTYEVPDCWAAHVFVPAGYVDTTTTQERLVMNVGSTPDSDLDDRFIEPDAPIREPLETVKVQISKSSGRIKLVE; from the coding sequence ATGAACATGCGAGGCACGAGACATTCGGGGTTTACCCTGATCGAGCTGCTGGTCGTACTGGCCATCATGGGCATTCTGGCCGCCGTGGTCATTCCCACGCTAGTCAAGGCCGGCGCCTTCCAGAAAGAGTATGTCTCGCAGAGCGGCCGCACCCTCTACAACATGCTGCGGGCCGCCGAGTTCCATGCCGCCACCTACAACGTCGAGACCTGCCTGGCCTACGCGGCCGAACAACAGCTGGACAGCCGCGACCCGGTGCTTTTGCCCCCCGTAATCGTCGCCCGCAGCGTGGGCGTCTTCCGCCGCGCCACAGACGCGGAATTGCGCCAGTGGGAGCTTGACCCTGACTACGCGGGCGGACCCAACGAGATCCTTCCCCAGGAAAAAGGCATCAAGCCCGAAACGCCGGTTTTCGTCCCGGTGGCGGAGATCGAGCTGACCGAGCTGAGCGAGGGCGCCTGCGTCCTCGGCGACTTTGACATGAGTGTTGTCCCGGCCGAATACCGCCCTTTCTGGGAGGAAATGACGGGTTATCCGGCCAAGGGACTCCGGGCCGTGCGCATCCGCAACGAAGAGGGCGTGCTTGTCGTGCCCAATGTCCCGTACCCGAACCCGGATCCGAATACTAAACCGTATACCTACGAAGTGCCCGACTGCTGGGCGGCGCACGTGTTCGTGCCCGCGGGGTATGTGGACACGACGACGACGCAGGAGCGGCTGGTGATGAACGTCGGCTCGACGCCCGACAGCGACTTGGATGATCGGTTCATCGAGCCCGATGCGCCGATCAGGGAACCGTTGGAGACGGTGAAGGTACAGATATCGAAGTCGTCCGGACGCATCAAGCTGGTGGAATGA